One Paenibacillus riograndensis SBR5 DNA segment encodes these proteins:
- a CDS encoding nicotinate phosphoribosyltransferase, translating to MRRELALHTDKYQINMMYAHWVNGSHKRRAVFEAYFRKLPFGNGFAVFAGLERITQYISELRFTEEDIRYLSEQEENYAPAFLEELLQFHFQGSIYSMKEGALVFPDEPLVRVEGTIMEAQLVETAILNFMNYQTLIATKASRIKQVAPKDTLLEFGTRRAQEADAAVWGARAAYISGFHATSNMLAGKKFGIPTKGTHAHSWVQSFASEQEAFDAYAKVMPDGVTLLVDTFDTLRSGVPHAINTAKMLEAAGKRMNAIRLDSGDLAYLSIQARKMLDEAGLDYVKIVASNDLDENTIMNLKSQGAAIDTWGVGTQLITASDQPSLGGVYKLVEIESPNGEMVPTIKISSNPEKVSTPGKKEVFRIVGPKGKALADYISFPGEQEPRSGRRLKLFNPLHPYLQKYVEKYEAVSMLEPIFVNGFQVYKLPVLDEIRRYHQEQIDLFWPEYLRKLNPEVYRVNLSELVWTRKQQLIAEHMMTDLNDGPNSEI from the coding sequence TTGAGGAGAGAACTTGCTCTACATACAGACAAATATCAGATCAATATGATGTACGCCCACTGGGTGAATGGAAGCCATAAGCGGAGAGCGGTGTTCGAAGCCTATTTCCGCAAGCTTCCGTTTGGCAACGGCTTTGCCGTATTCGCCGGGCTGGAGCGCATCACCCAATATATCTCTGAGCTGCGTTTTACGGAAGAGGATATCCGCTACCTGTCGGAGCAGGAAGAGAACTATGCGCCTGCTTTTCTGGAGGAACTGCTGCAGTTCCATTTCCAGGGCAGTATCTATTCCATGAAAGAGGGGGCGCTGGTTTTCCCGGATGAACCGCTGGTCCGGGTTGAGGGCACCATCATGGAGGCGCAGCTCGTAGAGACGGCTATCCTGAACTTCATGAACTACCAGACCCTGATCGCCACCAAGGCATCCCGGATTAAACAGGTGGCTCCGAAGGATACGCTGCTGGAGTTCGGCACCCGGCGCGCGCAGGAAGCAGATGCGGCTGTCTGGGGCGCCCGCGCGGCTTATATTAGTGGCTTCCATGCCACCTCGAACATGCTTGCCGGCAAGAAATTCGGCATTCCCACCAAGGGCACCCATGCCCATTCCTGGGTACAGAGCTTTGCCAGCGAGCAGGAGGCCTTCGATGCGTATGCCAAGGTGATGCCGGATGGCGTTACCCTGCTGGTGGATACCTTTGATACCCTCCGCAGCGGTGTGCCGCATGCGATCAATACAGCGAAGATGCTGGAAGCGGCGGGCAAGCGGATGAACGCCATCCGGCTGGACAGCGGCGACTTGGCTTATTTGTCCATTCAGGCACGTAAAATGCTGGATGAGGCAGGTTTGGACTATGTGAAGATCGTAGCCTCCAATGATCTGGACGAAAATACGATCATGAACTTGAAATCGCAAGGAGCGGCAATTGACACATGGGGTGTCGGCACACAGCTCATCACAGCCTCAGACCAGCCTTCCTTGGGCGGGGTGTACAAGCTTGTGGAGATTGAATCGCCTAATGGTGAAATGGTGCCGACGATCAAGATATCCTCCAACCCGGAGAAAGTATCTACGCCCGGCAAAAAGGAAGTCTTCCGGATCGTCGGCCCCAAAGGCAAGGCCTTGGCCGATTATATCAGCTTCCCTGGCGAGCAGGAACCGCGCAGCGGCAGACGTTTGAAGCTGTTCAATCCGCTGCATCCGTATCTGCAGAAATATGTGGAGAAATACGAGGCGGTATCGATGCTGGAACCGATTTTTGTGAACGGGTTCCAGGTCTACAAGCTGCCGGTGCTGGATGAAATCCGCCGATATCATCAGGAACAGATTGATTTGTTCTGGCCGGAGTATTTGCGCAAGCTGAATCCCGAAGTGTACCGTGTGAATCTGAGCGAATTGGTTTGGACCCGCAAACAGCAGCTGATTGCCGAACATATGATGACGGATCTGAACGATGGGCCGAACTCTGAAATATAA
- a CDS encoding cysteine hydrolase family protein yields the protein MRALIVIDFTNDFVDGSLPVGQPAIDIAPRISGLTQAFVDSGDYVVMAVDLHEENDPYHPEAKLFPPHNLRGTAGRELYGSLKDVYEQNRDSIYWMDKTRYSAFCGTDLTLKLRERGITELHLAGVCTDICVLHTAVDAYNKGFSIVVHQDAVASFNPEGHLWALGHFSGSLGAKVVRVE from the coding sequence ATGAGAGCCTTGATCGTAATTGACTTCACCAATGATTTTGTGGACGGCAGCCTGCCGGTGGGACAGCCCGCTATAGATATCGCACCGCGGATCAGCGGACTGACACAGGCGTTCGTAGACAGCGGCGACTACGTTGTAATGGCGGTGGATCTGCACGAGGAGAATGATCCTTACCATCCGGAGGCCAAGCTGTTCCCGCCGCATAATCTGCGGGGCACCGCAGGCCGCGAGCTATACGGCAGCCTCAAGGACGTTTACGAACAGAACCGCGATTCCATCTATTGGATGGACAAAACGCGCTACAGTGCCTTTTGCGGCACGGACCTTACGCTGAAGTTGCGTGAACGGGGCATTACTGAGCTGCACCTGGCCGGAGTCTGCACTGATATCTGTGTCCTCCATACGGCGGTGGATGCCTATAACAAGGGTTTCAGCATTGTCGTTCATCAGGATGCTGTGGCCAGCTTCAATCCGGAAGGGCATCTCTGGGCGTTGGGTCATTTCAGCGGAAGTCTCGGAGCGAAGGTAGTCAGAGTAGAATAG
- a CDS encoding NUDIX domain-containing protein → MSENEEQTYNVKKYRTPDGVPADIVMFTLTKRERKTVTKTLPLRELKVMLVKRKKWPYAGMWALPGGFCQEDESIYDAATRELKEETGVDGGHLEYLGVYSKPGRDPRGWIISHAFFALVEEWMLEHRQASDDAGEVGLFTLQEALEELELAFDHHDIITDAYLRIQQQMLQTTIARQFLPHHFTLSELYQVIQTVVPEFKEPNFIRKITSTRSRQGILKEVRDEAGNPVSSNQYSQRPAQLYMFTDHEPLLSIYT, encoded by the coding sequence GTGAGCGAGAATGAGGAACAAACCTATAACGTCAAAAAATACCGCACACCGGATGGGGTTCCGGCCGATATCGTCATGTTTACGCTAACCAAACGCGAGCGGAAGACCGTCACCAAGACGCTTCCGCTGCGCGAACTGAAGGTGATGCTGGTCAAACGCAAAAAATGGCCATATGCGGGGATGTGGGCGCTGCCGGGGGGCTTTTGCCAGGAAGATGAATCCATCTATGATGCCGCAACCCGTGAGCTGAAGGAAGAAACCGGTGTGGACGGCGGACATCTGGAATATCTGGGTGTCTACAGCAAGCCTGGCCGCGATCCGCGCGGGTGGATTATCAGCCATGCGTTCTTTGCGCTGGTGGAGGAATGGATGCTGGAGCACAGACAAGCTTCCGATGATGCGGGAGAGGTGGGGCTGTTCACACTGCAGGAAGCGCTTGAGGAGCTTGAGCTCGCTTTTGACCACCATGACATTATTACCGATGCCTACCTGCGGATTCAGCAGCAAATGCTGCAAACGACGATTGCCCGGCAGTTTCTGCCGCACCATTTCACACTAAGCGAGCTGTATCAGGTGATCCAGACGGTTGTGCCTGAATTCAAGGAGCCTAATTTTATCCGCAAAATCACTTCAACCCGCAGCCGTCAGGGTATATTAAAAGAAGTACGGGATGAAGCCGGCAATCCGGTCAGCTCCAACCAGTATTCGCAGCGTCCGGCACAGCTCTATATGTTCACGGATCATGAGCCTTTGTTATCCATCTATACTTAG
- a CDS encoding RicAFT regulatory complex protein RicA family protein has product MQTYNTRDLIVREDIMGKAKELASLISTSEEVKHFQQAEQKIQNHERVQSLIAAIKKKQKEIVAFESFKNKEMVAKIEREIEVLQDEIDEIPVVNEFQQSQSDINYLLQLVISVIRDTVSEKINVEAGTEAPPSTCGD; this is encoded by the coding sequence ATGCAGACCTACAACACCCGTGACCTGATTGTGCGGGAGGATATTATGGGCAAGGCGAAGGAGCTAGCTTCACTCATTTCCACCAGCGAGGAAGTGAAGCACTTCCAGCAGGCTGAACAAAAGATCCAGAATCATGAACGGGTGCAGAGCCTCATTGCAGCCATCAAGAAGAAGCAGAAAGAGATTGTGGCCTTCGAAAGCTTCAAGAACAAGGAAATGGTCGCCAAAATCGAGCGCGAAATTGAAGTGCTGCAGGATGAGATCGACGAAATTCCGGTTGTCAATGAGTTCCAGCAGAGCCAGAGCGACATCAACTATCTGCTGCAGCTGGTGATTTCTGTAATCCGGGACACCGTCTCCGAGAAAATCAATGTAGAAGCGGGTACGGAAGCTCCTCCTTCAACCTGCGGGGATTAA
- the miaB gene encoding tRNA (N6-isopentenyl adenosine(37)-C2)-methylthiotransferase MiaB encodes MTRENNSPDLKSGKGGSKDYSKYFDFSDAKVISEEEGKTTYRIKGRTVQINSNPDYKEGKRRGKQDIEVIDFDNAETNKIMEEFREINRHKQHYYSIATYGCQMNEHDTETMKGLLEQMGYLGTEDRNMADIILLNTCAIRENAEDKVFGELGHLKNLKLEKPGLLLGVCGCMSQEEGVVNRIMSKHGFVDMIFGTHNIHRLPQLVKEAYFSKELVVEVWSKEGDIIENLPKKREGMRAWVNIMYGCDKFCTYCIVPFTRGKERSRRPEDVIAEMRELARQGFKEVTLLGQNVNAYGKDFTDIDYTFGDLMDDMRKIDIPRIRFMTSHPRDFDDRLIEVLGKGGNLTEHIHLPVQSGSTAVLKKMSRKYSRETYLELVRKIKASVPDAVLTTDIIVGFPGETEEQFEETLSLVREVGYDMAYTFIYSPREGTPAASMEDNVPPEVKSERLQRLNDLIKEQSRVSNDRMLGETVEVLVEGESKNNPNVLSGRSRANKLVHFEGPKELIGTFVQVRITDTKTWYIKGDCVAEAVSIL; translated from the coding sequence ATGACGAGGGAGAATAACTCACCGGACTTAAAATCCGGCAAGGGTGGTTCGAAGGATTACTCCAAGTATTTTGATTTCTCTGATGCCAAAGTCATCAGTGAGGAAGAAGGCAAGACGACCTACCGGATCAAGGGCCGGACGGTCCAGATCAACTCCAATCCGGATTACAAGGAAGGCAAACGCCGGGGCAAGCAGGATATAGAGGTTATTGATTTCGACAATGCGGAAACGAATAAGATTATGGAAGAGTTCAGAGAGATCAACCGCCACAAGCAGCATTATTACTCGATAGCCACCTACGGCTGCCAGATGAATGAGCATGATACCGAGACCATGAAGGGGCTTCTGGAGCAGATGGGCTACCTGGGCACCGAGGACCGCAACATGGCGGACATCATTCTCCTGAACACTTGTGCTATCCGTGAGAATGCCGAAGATAAGGTGTTCGGGGAGCTTGGCCATCTCAAAAATCTGAAGCTGGAGAAGCCGGGCCTGCTGCTTGGGGTCTGCGGCTGCATGTCCCAGGAGGAAGGCGTGGTCAACCGGATTATGTCCAAGCACGGCTTCGTGGATATGATCTTCGGCACCCATAACATTCACCGCCTGCCGCAGCTGGTCAAGGAAGCGTATTTCAGCAAAGAACTGGTTGTAGAGGTCTGGTCCAAGGAAGGCGACATTATTGAGAACCTGCCGAAAAAACGGGAGGGCATGCGCGCCTGGGTGAATATCATGTACGGCTGCGATAAATTCTGCACCTATTGCATTGTGCCGTTCACACGGGGCAAAGAGCGCAGCCGCCGGCCTGAAGACGTGATTGCCGAGATGCGGGAGCTGGCCCGCCAAGGCTTCAAAGAAGTCACTCTGCTGGGGCAGAATGTAAATGCCTACGGCAAGGATTTTACAGATATAGACTATACATTCGGGGACCTGATGGACGATATGCGGAAGATCGATATTCCCCGCATCCGTTTCATGACCTCGCATCCCCGTGATTTTGACGATAGATTGATTGAAGTGCTCGGCAAAGGCGGCAACCTGACGGAGCATATCCACCTGCCGGTACAATCGGGAAGCACAGCCGTGCTTAAGAAAATGAGCCGTAAGTACAGCCGCGAGACGTATCTGGAACTTGTCCGGAAGATCAAGGCCAGTGTCCCGGACGCCGTGCTGACGACCGATATTATTGTCGGTTTCCCCGGCGAAACCGAAGAGCAGTTCGAAGAGACACTGTCGCTGGTGCGCGAAGTGGGCTATGATATGGCATATACCTTCATTTATTCCCCGCGCGAAGGGACGCCGGCAGCCTCGATGGAGGATAATGTGCCGCCAGAGGTGAAGAGTGAACGCCTGCAGCGCTTGAATGATCTGATTAAGGAGCAGAGCCGGGTCAGCAATGACCGGATGCTTGGCGAGACCGTCGAAGTGCTTGTGGAAGGCGAGAGCAAAAACAATCCGAATGTGCTGTCCGGCCGCAGCCGGGCCAACAAGCTGGTGCATTTTGAAGGGCCGAAGGAGCTGATCGGCACCTTTGTGCAGGTTAGAATTACGGATACGAAGACATGGTACATCAAGGGAGATTGCGTGGCGGAGGCCGTGTCAATTCTATAA
- a CDS encoding NADH:flavin oxidoreductase produces the protein MNTDKLFAPFRAGSLTLANRIVMAPMTRVFSPDGVPGEDVAAYYRRRAEGGVGLIVTEGTAINHPSAVSHQNIPNIHGEASLKGWAKVVEEVHAAGGKIVPQLWHVGMARTIGELPNADALPVGPSGLNLAGEQITEPMTKEEISGIVAAFAQAAADAKAVGFDGIELHGAHGYLIDQFFWEKTNKRTDEYGGDLEARTTFAVEIIDACRRAVGPDFPIILRFSQWKAGDYAAKLAQTPEELARFLTPLSNAGVDIFHCSTRRFWLPEFEGSELNLAGWTKKITGKPTITVGSVGLSSEFGSAVTEQNEEDNLDRLMEKLEKAEFDLVAVGRALISDPAWPAKVQSGRKDEIIAFTPEATRTLY, from the coding sequence ATGAACACCGATAAATTGTTTGCCCCTTTTCGGGCAGGAAGCCTGACACTTGCCAACCGTATCGTGATGGCCCCTATGACCCGTGTGTTTTCGCCGGATGGCGTTCCGGGTGAGGATGTTGCTGCTTATTACCGCCGCCGTGCCGAAGGCGGAGTCGGATTGATTGTTACGGAAGGGACGGCCATCAATCATCCTTCAGCCGTCAGCCACCAGAATATCCCGAATATCCACGGTGAAGCCTCGCTGAAGGGCTGGGCAAAAGTGGTGGAAGAGGTTCATGCTGCCGGGGGCAAAATCGTTCCGCAGCTCTGGCATGTCGGCATGGCCCGTACCATTGGCGAGCTGCCGAATGCGGATGCGCTGCCGGTCGGTCCTTCCGGGCTGAATCTGGCCGGTGAGCAGATTACAGAACCGATGACCAAGGAGGAAATCAGCGGGATTGTCGCTGCTTTTGCGCAGGCAGCCGCGGATGCCAAGGCTGTGGGCTTTGACGGCATTGAGCTGCACGGGGCGCACGGGTATCTGATCGATCAATTTTTCTGGGAGAAAACCAACAAGCGCACCGATGAGTACGGCGGCGACCTGGAGGCACGGACAACGTTTGCCGTTGAAATCATCGACGCTTGCCGACGTGCGGTAGGACCGGATTTCCCGATCATCCTCCGTTTCTCGCAGTGGAAGGCCGGGGACTATGCGGCCAAGCTGGCACAGACGCCGGAAGAGCTGGCCCGGTTCCTGACTCCGCTAAGCAATGCAGGCGTGGATATTTTCCACTGCTCCACGCGCCGTTTCTGGCTGCCGGAATTTGAAGGCTCCGAGCTGAATCTGGCCGGATGGACGAAGAAAATCACCGGCAAACCTACGATTACCGTAGGTTCGGTAGGGCTGAGCAGTGAGTTCGGTTCCGCAGTAACAGAACAAAATGAAGAAGACAATCTGGACCGGCTGATGGAGAAGCTGGAGAAGGCAGAGTTCGATCTTGTAGCTGTCGGCAGAGCACTCATTAGTGATCCTGCATGGCCAGCCAAGGTGCAGAGCGGCAGAAAAGACGAAATTATTGCTTTTACTCCCGAAGCAACGAGAACACTTTATTAA
- the rhaD gene encoding rhamnulose-1-phosphate aldolase, producing the protein MSTSVIESKGYIASVEAPFIREMSEITHHMWSLGWDELNGGNVSCLLDEEEVAKYISIREPLRTIKLTFPVQELAGKYFIVTGSGKYFRNVIKDPEANLGVLRVSGSGESVEVLWGLRDGAVPTSELASHFMSHIERLKVDPSHRIVLHTHATNVIAMTFTHDLDELKFTKTLWEMCTECLVVFPDGVSVIPWMVPGSSDIGRATADKMKDYRVVVWPQHGIFVTGATMDATFGLVETIEKAATVYNLIGGRAIRQKITDRQLADLAAAFRVTPRAGILEG; encoded by the coding sequence ATGAGCACATCCGTAATTGAATCCAAAGGTTATATCGCAAGCGTGGAAGCGCCATTTATCCGGGAGATGTCTGAAATCACCCACCACATGTGGTCGCTGGGCTGGGATGAGCTGAACGGCGGCAACGTGAGCTGCCTGCTGGATGAGGAAGAGGTAGCCAAATATATTAGCATCCGGGAGCCGCTGCGGACGATTAAGCTAACTTTTCCTGTACAGGAGCTGGCCGGCAAATATTTCATTGTTACAGGTTCGGGGAAATATTTCCGCAATGTGATCAAAGATCCGGAAGCGAATCTAGGTGTGCTGCGTGTCAGCGGCAGCGGGGAGAGCGTAGAAGTATTATGGGGTCTTCGTGACGGGGCAGTGCCGACGAGTGAACTGGCTTCACATTTCATGAGCCATATCGAGCGGCTGAAGGTTGATCCTTCACACCGCATTGTGCTGCATACTCATGCCACGAATGTCATCGCCATGACCTTCACCCATGACCTGGATGAGCTGAAATTTACCAAAACCCTATGGGAAATGTGCACCGAATGTCTGGTCGTCTTCCCGGACGGGGTCAGCGTGATTCCGTGGATGGTTCCGGGCAGCAGTGATATCGGCCGGGCAACCGCCGACAAAATGAAAGATTACCGCGTAGTGGTCTGGCCGCAGCACGGGATTTTTGTCACAGGTGCGACAATGGACGCCACCTTCGGACTTGTGGAAACGATCGAAAAAGCAGCCACCGTCTACAACCTGATCGGCGGCAGAGCAATCAGGCAGAAGATCACGGACCGGCAGCTGGCCGATTTGGCTGCGGCATTCCGCGTAACCCCAAGAGCCGGAATTTTGGAAGGATAG